aatcgacaaacagttacaaaacttcttcaacacgctccttgacagaatgtcAACCGACGTATcctcttcaacacgctccttggtgtctacttgccaaacggccagctgatcaaccgaGCTTGgaagcaccggctgggggcaatcaaaagcacacggcactcacaacctcggtctcgccAACAAGAAttatcttttccacatttgatgccctttacacatccatgtggagggggatactgATACGGCCTAAACGAGAACCAAGCCAAGGTAGAAGAAGCAAGGGAGAAATTTTCTCTTGCGCgtaatacgctcaacactcatcgaaggtccataccacggcatagactacatcggggcaaattgatggggcatattctcgcaccacccgccgaccgagtcaacatattgacaaggtcaaagatatccacaagaagtCAACGTATCGACTGACCTAGCCGCCCAtgactgtcggctgtcactgggtcccgccaggacaactagccagccgggacacatatccgcgtactcatatccaagacccctcggccggcctgccatgggtccatcggccgagggtagaacagtctttccacctgctagccacttggccactacgtgacaaaaggtgaaagtctataaatactcctcaaccctcattgaggaaaggatccgaaaatataacctaaacacctcataatctggtaatatcttccttatctctctacaatatatacttcgccaagtaacacacaacttatctctttaagttcactgacttgagcgtcggagtgagtacgctcggccaaagccgagccctcagtttgttcattgtttcaggagaggccgaaaggaggattcaatcaaagacgtcattctacaagccacgagtggtaacaaataactgcttcggaattacactcGGAACAATTACTTTAGCGTTAAAAATTTATTTCGCGTCCACAACAATAAtaagtttttgttgttttttataGACCTTCAACCTATTCATCTTATTTTATCATAAGATAATATTTTACCCAAAAACTTTACGCAACAATAAATAAGTGTTTTAAGAGCTGGCCTGAATTCTTAAAACCCATTTGCAGAGGAAACCAATCAAATCTTGAATCTTTACACAACAATAAACTTACACAACAATAAATAAgtgtttgttgattttgattttctTTTACGGTTTGACTATTTGCAGAGGAAACCCAATGTTGTCTCCTGTGGGATTACTTATTACAGTAATTACaattatttacaaaaaaaattgacAAAGACGAAGTCAATCCAGATACAGATCAAATCAAGATTCTAATTTACTGAGGTAATTCTTGTACCCTTCTCTAATTACAGTACACATTTCTCTTATGCTTTTGACTATTTTGGTAACTTATCTGatttgttgttttgcggtatacaTTTCTGTCATTCTAGTAGTTTTTTTTTACTACTATACCCCTCTCATTTCGTTTTGCTGCTTTACCTCATTTTTGTGATCTTGGAAAATTGATCCAACATTCCAACTAATCAATTCACTATATCCCTAATCGCATTAGTTTCAATCAAATTTCAAAATTGATCGAATATTTGATGGATAAAATCTAATTGAATGTATGAAACATAGAATCAAACGCCCATTTCGAGTCTAAAATGCAAGTCAAGTTTACTCACTGTCCTTTGAAATTGTCCGAGGCATGCCTGTTTTTGTTCTGATCATGGATTTCCGTGGTTTCATTGGAAAATTAATTAGAGTTTTGATTTTGAACTAAGAGTATTGTTTTTTGTAATACGCATAATCTTGAAGAAAGATTATATCCGTTAATCGTAATTATTAAAGATAGATTTTGGGATGTATTGGTTAGAATTTGAGAGGACATAGTTTTTTTTAACCCGGACTTTACGAAGGATATAATTGACTCAGAAACTCCTTTATTTGTAGACCAGTTATTCAGCAACCTCAAATCAATTGCCACCTTACTCCTTTTTTAACCCGGACTTTATGACGAATTTGATAAAGCTGAGCGATagaaagagagagagattgaATGTGTGTGAGAATAGAGTTTGTAGTATGAATATTGTGATTACAAGAGTTATGAATATGATTGTATTTATACATGAATAAACCGACATATTAGGAGTAGGGTACTTCTAACAACTCTAACAGAGTTTGTAACTAACTCTTGTTAGTTATTTAACAAACTCtgttttccttatattttaacaCTTATTAGTATTGACCAAATTTAAGGGGCTCAATTATTATTTTTGCGGTAATTATTTTATTAGATGTTTTCGATATTGGGCTTCGCTAAGCTCGAAATCAAGTCTCTATGAATTCAACGCCAATCGTAAGGGTATTGGCTATTGACATTTCAATGACAAAGTCTCTGTGAAGTCAACCCCAATCCTAACTCCTAAGGGTATTTTCTAAAGCATGTGGTTACTAATCTTTAAGAAGTCTTTAGTCTTTACGAAGTAAACTCCCTTCTAGTTGCTACTTAATAGAACTTTGTACTCCCATCAGTTTCTACAAAcataaccaaaaaaaaagaagagaaactCAGAGAGATCATTCAATTCCAACAATCATGGACGTTTCAACAACGTTATCCTTAGTTCAAACTATCCTTACTGCTATCCAAACTTTGGGCCTAATGCATTCAGTTTGTTCCATTTCTAATTGCAAATACGAGCTTGATGACCTCCATAACACCGTCGAAACGCGTCGAATTTGTTCTTATGGATCGATGCAAGCAGGACTCGCTTAACTTCCAGGAGAAGAATTACATCCAAGAGCTCAAAGATGCTCTTTACGACGCCGATGATGTGTTAGATGAGTTCATAACCCTTGCCAAGCAAAAGCAGCTCAGGCGCAACAAGGTGAAATCCTTTTTTTCCCGGTTTAAGCTTCTCACTCACAAAGGTCACAAAAcagcgccatttcagttgggaacagtcggttccgctcgcaaggaagtcaagcccaatcggcgagcactacaaactcgccctcaagctcgtcttcgaaggcgggaaactctactgcttccacaacgaagagaccgttcgcgtgttttgtgtgcaagggtcctcacaagatggctgattgtccgaacaaagcggagttcaatgccatgttcaagaagatgccgaaaggggctcaagaacgtcttgatggggcgttggccgactatcaccaagagtgtaacgaagactcgagtgatggtgaagaccaaccacggatgggctcacttcaAAGGATCAGCGCGATAGGGAAGtacgaagattcctccgccaagaaatccaacgggctcatgtacgtggacttgatggtgaatgggaagcaagcccgagccttgatcgactcgggcgcctcccacaactttgttacgaaagaggaagctgatcggttggggctagttctgcgGGATGCTAACAGTGCTTCGGTCAATGGGAaaatgagacgcgtccaaggagtggctaagaaggtcgcggtccaatTGGGCgagtgggcaggggagctcgaattcaccaccgttccgctggatgacttcaagatagtactcgggatgcagttctttcagaaaGCATTGGTAGTATTGAAACCAAGTGACGGATCGATGCTTACTAACgggtctatcgtagtgaatacggtagacggcgacgaagacaaggggcaacatcgaatttcggctatgagggtgataccgacgccgaaacaagggatgcgaccttggagaatgcctaaaggttcggtggagccgagggcgaacaagacccaggctaactacgatgctaagtggcctgggggacgaaagaagagtctaccccctcaccgaggagtagacaatgagggccgaaaTGCCCAAAGAAATAGGCCTCGTACCATCGAGGGTCGTGTCGATATCTTGAATCGACGTCCGCTCATGCGGGTCGAtcgacccaagagagaaggcctcgtaccatcgtgGGGTCGTGTCCGAAATGCCGATTTGGCGTCTGGAGAACTCACTTACCCTTGAACGCAGTGCATTGAAGTGGTGATGGACAAGGTGAAGGTGCGATGGAGCGAGCACCTTGAACGATCTCGTAAAATTTCCGCTCGAGCAACGAGGACTTGGACTTTCCGAATGATCGAGGCGAGTGATAAACTTGGAGGACATGATGTTCGGGAGTCTCGCCGTCAAGGAAATGCACTCTATTCTTGAAGGGACGATGAATCCGATCATAGTGTGGACCGAGAAGTATCTCATGCCGGACTCAAGAGAAAGCCAAACCACAATGCGGCATGGACGGCCACGACTCACCGAGGATGTCACCTTTGCGCCTGTTCGAGATTTTTGTGTTgcgagggcggcaacagattaggtggggagagtgtgacgatccgcacacttcgaacccttagatttatttatgcttatgtaatttcatttaccttgtacatttgtagtaagtattttcttagtagttttagaatatgtttccataaataggtatatcgctattctacactaaacttgtaaattcaatgtttcctgctaccgggaccaaactatcaaatttgcctctatgagaggtgctagtcaatgaaaaaccgcttctcatccaaaagcttgttgttgcttgttgcttgctttcaataatcgtattgcttacttttattgtttTCGTGTCTtaggacttgataatcgtgactaggattcccgacacaccgacccgagacccgagtatcgtgctagtgggcgatccctcactagtacgaagattcttgtcgcttgcatcttgccttgagacgggcaagggtgcgcgccacggtccggcaaaagtagcggaccgtgacacttGGCAAATTGGGAAACTGCCCCATCTTAAAATGGAGTATGTGGCGTATGTGGACTCAGAAGCACTTGTCTTGGGTGAAGGGTCATCCTTCTTTGCCACCCTTGAAAACCTCATTATTTCTTGGTTGCCCGAGTTAAAAGGGTGTTGGGGGAGATCAGAATCAGGGTCACAAGTGGTCAACCCTTATGAAGGTTTGAGTAGTCGAGAAACACATCTAGAGTGGGTATCATCTATCTATTTTCCttctgttgggttccttatgttgatgataacatgcccatttgatttgtgttatcttagtttaccttttcaggattaatgatgtaatcaagcttggactaagaagtgttgaagttgttattaatcccattgtaattagtcgtgtgtcatctaatgtacaagtgagaaagttaagtatagCGAGTAATAGAAAGCAGATCCAGGATATGTTGCTTCAACAAGTAAACTTGGTGAGTGGGTgagccacaactcgtaaaaacttgaagcttccttttttctttcaaatgctttcacgtgactcatattttcaaaagagaaattcagatttttatttaaggaggtagtatccaataaagaatggtttgaattattcaaaatatttcctctttatgcaaattctatcccttggtttttaagaaaacaaaagttgcTTTTTGCCTTATTTGTGATTACTTGTCATCATATGAcatctcacatcctttgttttgattttgcatgagcatttaaggttacctttcaaaccttctttctctattcttacctttgcaaaagactcctcTTTGGTGCAAGTGTTTGGGTGGTTACTATTGCTCCTCACATGcaaggtctttgacccttcaaaaccctagcaaccctcttcactcacctcctctataaataccgagtccctccttcattaaatccccaagacttttctgaattaattctttcatgttttgcaaattgtttttagaagcttaaaaccgtgttctttgcaaaatccttttaaaagtcttcaagtgtctttcgtTTCTCAAATGTCGGCTACTgttgttgcttttctatactaaactctcttgcttaaaagtgttgatcttgtaaaagttgtccacctctattctttgttaagaatgtgttaagtggaaacttgatcctttacattttaagtgtgttagaagagtttaggacggagtagtcttttactcttgacaaccggagtaggttgtgagttggcaatcggagtagattgcgagttagcttgtcatagaacggagtagttcttgtactagctttgcaaccggagtaggttggcgtcttttattacaagggtcttttagttgtcggagtagatcactaaaggaaagtaataaaaaggtagattggacgtaggcacttgagtatttgccgaaccaattcaaaatctcgtgttcattgtttatcactttatttccgctgcctttttactttgtttgtttgtttcgcttaaacttagaagtaacagttcatcacaCTGTCGTATTTGGCCTGCAGTAAtactccacaaactgagacaaatagatacagtcagaacgattgttgctttcatacttcagcaaacattcatcgtgatacttgttcaatctttcaatattattcaaagtatcatctaatctcttttgtttacttaacttactttaatccaataaagttgaagttaaaatttttaaaagagtacctaattcacgaGCACAagttctctccatttcctaaaaagaaatggagaggcaagttCTTATTAATGGTTCGGATCGCATCTTGGCAACATCTAACGGTTCTCAATTTACGCATAAAAGTAAAGGAAAAATGGGAGTGGAAGGGATAATTATTAATAAAatagattgtgagaggaaatggagagaaaggaaatggagaggatccaaatCCCTggattcaccccctccccctcttaggtacttgaatccataaactcaacacctTCACTAAAGAATCTGACTCTACAACATTGCGAAAAAATGATGTTTGTTCCTTTATGTCCGCTGCTCGAAAATCTCACAATAGATGATTCCGGGAGACAACTGGGGTACACAGATATGAGGAGCACACCTGGCCATCAGCCGCCGTCATCACCGTCATATCCTAAATCAAGGAAACTGCATCTCAACAACTTGGAGTGGCTGAAATCAATGCCAAGCGAGTACTCTCAATTTATTGTAGAGATTCGTATACAGGGTGATGAGAGAATGGAGAGCTTGGGAGAAGTAAAGGCCGGTTTGTTGTCTTCCTTGCGAACCCTACACATTGATGATTGCTTGAAACTTAAGAGCGTGGGAGGATGGTTGGAGCATCTTTCTGCCCTGGAGGATTTGACTATAGTAGAGTGTCCTGAAGTGGAGTTGGGTGGGATGCCATGGCATAACCTTGCTGCTACCCTTCAATCCTTGGCATTGGATGGAATTAATAAGATGGAGGAATTGCCGGAGGGGATGCAGTACTGCACTTCTCTCCGTGATATTATCATTGTGGATTCGCCCACACTGAAATTTCTGCCGAAATGGATGCCCAAACTCACCTCTCTCCAGAAACTCGACATTGCGTGGTCTCTTTAATAATGATAGCACTATTTGTGTTACCATTGCACTATTTGTGTATATTATTACTTTTCTTTGGTGCTTCCTCCCTCCGTGATATTACCATTGCACTATTTGTGTATGTTATTCTATTCTATTAATTTGCCTTACGTTGCCTTTCTACTGAAGCACTGGATTCTGCCACCACCTGTCAGATTTTCGCATTTCAGTTTCTTACACTTGACCTCTATTATGTCAGACGAAGCCTTTTATTAGTTCGGCCATGTTTTAAGGGCTTGTGTAGAAATGGTTTTAAGGCCTCGTATCCCACTCCTACAGTGATCTAATATTGATTAGCTTCACGTCGATAACTAACTCTTCCTTTTGTCAGTCTGTCTTTTTCTCATTCCGAGACCTCAAGTTTTCACTATTTGGATGCATGGTAGGTTGGGAACTTTAATTATTATATGATGTACCGAATCCAATGCTGCTGTCACTGCGAAACTAATCCAAGGCCAACACTATTTGTTTAATCGAGTTAGGTGTTAGAGCTTAATGGAGTGTCTGCTTACGGATTGAATTCCTGTGTTTGTGCAGGCTGCTCTGAGTGATACAGGAGTACCACGAGTTCAGATCATTGCCGCTGCGTTAGTTCTTCAAATGATCAGCCGGAAATTGATCTCACTGATGACAAATTTCTACAGTTTTGACACATCTCTATGCATGGAAGATCGTGAAATTATTTGGACTAAAAGAGAATTTGCTCTGTTTCTCAAACTGATATCCTCATAATCCTCTCCTACAGTGATATAACGTTGATTTGCTTCAAGTTGATAACTACGTAGTAATTTTTTTTGTCAGTCTGGCTTTTCGTCGTTCGGAGACATCATGTTCTCACTTTTAAGATGCATGGTAGGTTGGGAATAAAGAGTTTCAGTGAAATGGAACTCGAAGTGTTATACAGTGTATCGAACCAATTGCAGTTGGCACTGTGATACTACTATTGTTGCGTTTATTTAGGTGTTACATCTTGGATTGTACTTCTGTGTTTGTGCAGGCTGCTCTGAGCGATACAGGAGTACCACGAGTTCAGGTCATTGCTGCTAAAGCTAGTTCTTCAAGTGATCAGCCAGAAATTTTTGGCGATTTTTACTACTCTCTAATGGCGATTTTTGGTGTAGGGATTAAGGTGagatttgttagtttgtattgtttGAAATGCTAGTCAACTAGAAATATTGCTAGATGCGTGTACATTATAATTGTTGACCTTTTTTGGTTAAAAAATCACCGCTTTTCAAACTAGTGGCGGAGAGTTATCGTCATTCAAACTTTTTTTAAATTTCAAAAGGAAGGTGAAATTAGTAGATTTCGGCCTAAATATATATTGACCAATCTGGTAAATTTGACGTCAGAGGTTGAAGATAGTGATGGTGAGTTCGGTGATGTTATTGGGGTTATTAGTCGTGGGTTGGAACTTAGAaggagcacaaattctcatttacgACTGGTCAAGTATTACCCACTTGACCCATTAATTAGAATCTTGCGagggatatatccgtcacaagaaaGACTTACCGAGGAAGGAGATATGAAAGAATGGGACTAACTGGGGTGAAATGAGGTTTGGGGTCATTTAGTTTTGGTTTGGAATATTTAAGCTTATATAgacaccattttgacaattaAGTCAAGTCAAGCTTATTTGTGTATTGATATGCTAATGTGATGTGCTTTATCTATATTTCTGAAATCTTGCATTTAAAAACATCAAAAACAGAAAGGGAACAAGAAAAATTCAAGTCCCACAATCATGGATCTATCAACAACGTTATCTCCTTATCCGTGCGTTTGTTTGGATTTGAAGAGATGGAGGAAATGCCAGAAGGGATATATATAGTACTGCACTGCCCTCCGATCTCTTTTCATTATAGATTGGCCC
The Silene latifolia isolate original U9 population chromosome 11, ASM4854445v1, whole genome shotgun sequence genome window above contains:
- the LOC141610956 gene encoding uncharacterized protein LOC141610956, encoding MADCPNKAEFNAMFKKMPKGAQERLDGALADYHQECNEDSSDGEDQPRMGSLQRISAIGKYEDSSAKKSNGLMYVDLMVNGKQARALIDSGASHNFVTKEEADRLGLVLRDANSASVNGKMRRVQGVAKKVAVQLGEWAGELEFTTVPLDDFKIVLGMQFFQKALVVLKPSDGSMLTNGSIVVNTVDGDEDKGQHRISAMRVIPTPKQGMRPWRMPKGSVEPRANKTQANYDAKWPGGRKKSLPPHRGVDNEGRNAQRNRPRTIEGRVDILNRRPLMRVDRPKREGLVPSWGRVRNADLASGELTYP